The following nucleotide sequence is from Fibrobacter sp. UWB13.
TACGAATCAAGTTTTTCTACAAAAGTTTTTTTTATTTTTTCCATCAAATCCGGCGACCTATCATACATTGAAAAAATCTTATGCAGGACCTGTTTTTGTTCTTCAGAGATTGGAACATGTGCAACGTCCCCATTGGAAATTACACCCTGCTTAAGAGCGTCTATACGTTCTTCATCCATTACAGGAATTAAGACATAATTATCCAACAAAACATTTGGAATCAAAGCATTTGTTGATAAACCAGACTCGATCAACATTTTTATTACTATTGGCCAATTTTCTCCATCTGTTTTTATACCAGTAGTTACAAAACCAGTATATTTATCCGTCCAAAAATCCTCCAACTTTTTTGTCACACCCAAAGAAGAACTCCTAATTGAATCCAATATATCTAATTCTTCAAGCCATTCTTTGCCCGCAGGCAAAGAAGACAAAGGCAATTTTTGATACAATATATCTAGAGCCCACAAACCAATTTCTAAAGCATCAGCAACCGGCTCAATTTTTTCCACAGTATAAAGTACGGTCAACCCGTTCAATGCTTCATCACTAATTTGATCAACGATTTCAACAGCTCTGTTTAAACCAACAAGATCCTTTCTTGAATTTTTCTTTTCTATTCGATGGACAAGTAACTCAGATAATAAGTCATAATCAGATTCGCGATCTGTGCACGCAGCAGCTTTATTCGCTTTTGCTAAAAACACCTGAAATGATGGATCTGCAAAATTTTGAAGAGCCCCTTCAATGCGATGCATCTTGGGCATTAGGCGATCTTCCAATTTTTCCACCCTTTCTAATGCTGTTTTTTCCGCTTCAAAAGCCAAATCACGTTTTGCAACAGCAAATATCTCTGAGCATATTTCTCTTGCCCTTTGCTCAGTAATTCCGTTTTGATTTATGATCGTGATATTTTGTCCCTGAATTTGTTGAGCATTATCACCAGCGGTTTGTGATTGGTTCGTATCATTTATCATCTAGTTTCACCTCAAAAACTAATGAATCCAAATATTATAATCAAAATCACCCAAACCAAGCTTCTTCATATACATTAATGCGATCAGCATTCCTGCTGGTGTAGGTATTAGACAATCTAATTTTTGGCTCACGAAATATTCATAAACTTGATATACAGAAGGATATTCAATTCTTATTTTTTCTTTTATTTTCTCTTCAGGAGATAAAACAATTGAATAAACATCCGAAAATGTCTTATATGGGAGAAAAACGCCTGTTGTTTTTGAAACAAGGCCTATTGAATCTAAATACAGACCAATATCTTGTGACAAGGACCTATTTAGATTCATTGCATTTATCAATTTCTTATATATCCCGTCAATGCTTAAACAATCAAATTTCACTTTGGTAACTATATGAATAATAGTCATCACATCTATATATTCTTTTGTCAATCTTGGAAAAATTGATAGCACTTGTTCCGAAACAAGCTCTAAA
It contains:
- a CDS encoding LPO_1073/Vpar_1526 family protein codes for the protein MINDTNQSQTAGDNAQQIQGQNITIINQNGITEQRAREICSEIFAVAKRDLAFEAEKTALERVEKLEDRLMPKMHRIEGALQNFADPSFQVFLAKANKAAACTDRESDYDLLSELLVHRIEKKNSRKDLVGLNRAVEIVDQISDEALNGLTVLYTVEKIEPVADALEIGLWALDILYQKLPLSSLPAGKEWLEELDILDSIRSSSLGVTKKLEDFWTDKYTGFVTTGIKTDGENWPIVIKMLIESGLSTNALIPNVLLDNYVLIPVMDEERIDALKQGVISNGDVAHVPISEEQKQVLHKIFSMYDRSPDLMEKIKKTFVEKLDSYDAIKKVRVWWNSIPYAVAVTAVGRVLAHANAKRCDPSLPNLN
- a CDS encoding LPO_1073/Vpar_1526 family protein yields the protein MDGQKQKVGENGIALQAGGDINIGLRYNEVKEIFYDLFKQNFPNLVNAAAEEAQKNVDECFKKLECRLIAEKDNIDACKFSESNTQFLLNDTIQLCARKGSKIDIDSLLDVFTLTLCKNTSPILELVSEQVLSIFPRLTKEYIDVMTIIHIVTKVKFDCLSIDGIYKKLINAMNLNRSLSQDIGLYLDSIGLVSKTTGVFLPYKTFSDVYSIVLSPEEKIKEKIRIEYPSVYQVYEYFVSQKLDCLIPTPAGMLIALMYMKKLGLGDFDYNIWIH